The region GGTGCGAGCACGCGATCACGCGCGGGTGCATGCCGGGCGTGACGCGAACCTGGTTGCGCAGGGTGCCGACCGGCTCCGACTCACCGGCGCGGTAGACGTGACCCTGCGGGCGCAGAGTCGTGATCTCGATCCAGTCGCCGGTGGCCACGCCGAGCCGCTTGGCCACTTCCGGCGCGAGCAGCGCGTGGTTGGTGTGGACGATCTCGGCGGCGTGCTTCCAGTGCGACGACCGGCCCTGGGTATGCACGTTCCACTTGAAGGTGGTGAACACGAACTCGTCGTCGCCGAGGGTGTCGTGGCCCGGGACCCGCGCGTAGGCCGGGAGCTCCCGGGCATTGATGTCGTCGGCGGGGAGCCCGGTGGCCGCGGCGGCCAGCGGGAAGATCGGATCGCGGATCTCGATGGTGCGCGACGGCGTGTCGAAGCCCCGCACGGCCTTGCCGTCGCGCAGGATGCCGATGCTCTTGCGCTTCGCGCCGTCGACAAGCTCGATGCGGCCCGTCGCTTCGTCGATCTCGGCGCCGGCGAGCTCTTCCTCGGAGAGCGGTCGCTCGTAGAGTTCGTAGTCGAGGGGGCGTTCCGGGTCCGTCCAGATCCCCTCGCGCTTCAGGGTGTCCCACGATACGGGCAGGTTGGCGTGCCAGTCTCGGTAGACGTCCTCGAGGTCTTCGAAGTCGAAGTAGTCCTCCATGCCGCCACCGATGCGACGCGCGAGGTCGCGCCAGATGATCTGGGCCGGACGCGCTTCGCCGAGCGGCGCTACGAGCGGCTGACGAATGCCGGTGTAGGGCCGTAGCGCGTAGCTGTTCGTCGCGTGCGCATCCCAGCGCTCGAGGCCGGTCGCATCGGGCAGGATCAGGTCGGCGAGCGCGGTGTGTTCCCCGTAGCCGATGTCGATGGCGACGTGGAAGGGGATCAGCGATTCGTCGAGCAGCACGTCGCGCGCGAGCTTCGCTTCCGGATACCCGTAGGCTGCACCGAGCACGTACGACATGTAGACGTCGACTTTCTGGCGTCCCTCGCGGATGTAGGGGTAGACGAGCTGTCCGACGCGCATCTTGTACCAGTGCCAGGAGAGCGGGTATTCACTCGGCGTGGCGAGCTCACCCTGGTAACGGTCACGCCAGGTCGCCGGGAAGCCCTCGACCCGTGCGCGCACCTCGGCCGGCAGCGCATCGTAGGCCGGCATCCCGGGCTTCCAGGCCGGCGGGCCGGGCGGCTTGGGGCCGGGGTGGCCGAGGCGCGGCAGGCCGTCCTGGCCGTAGCGCCCGCTCCAGGGGCGCCCCGAGCTCAAACAGAAGCCACCGGGCTGGCCGACGTTCCCGACGAGCACGTCGAGCATGCGGATCGCGCGGTCGGCCTGGACGCCGTTGTAGTGCTTCGCCGAGCCCCGGTTCGAGAGCGTGCAGCAGGCCGGCGCCGCGCGGGCGAACGCGATCGCCAGGCGTCGGATGTCGCCGGCGCGCACGCCGCTCTCGCGTTCCGCGAACTCGGGCGTGTACGGCGCGAGCAGCGCCGGGAGCTCCTCGAAGGGAAGGTTCGCCCAGCGGCGCCAGAACGTTTCGTTCGCGAGTCCTTCCGCCACGATCACCTGGGCCATCGCGAGCGCGATGGCGCCGTCGCTGGCGGGGGCCACCGGGAAGTACTCGTCGGAGACCGACGCCGTCGCCGAGGGGCGCACCTCGAAGGTGACGAGGCGCGCGCTGCGATCGACGCGAGCGTCCATCAGCCGCTTGCGTCCGAACTGACCGCCCTGGTGGGCTTCCATCAGGTTCGACCCGAAGTTCAGCACGAACTGGGTGTGTTCGAAGTCCTGACTCTCCCACTCGAAGTCGCGTCCGTAGAAGCTCATCAGAGGAGCGCGCCGGTTCGAGCTGCAGATTGCCCGCCGGTTGAGCCGGTGCGGCGTGCCGAAGGCGTGGGTGAAGCGCTTGCTGAAGCCCTGGGTCTTGTCGCGCCCGTAGTGGAAGACGAAACGCTCGGGGGTGCCGGCTTCGCGCAGCGGCCGCATGCGTTCGGCGATCTCCGAGAGGGCGTCGTCCCAGGACACCCGCTCCCAACGTCCCGAGCCTCGCGGTCCGACGCGACGCAGCGGGTAGAGCAGACGCTCGGGGTAGTAGGTGGCCGAGATCAGCCCGTTCGCCTTCGAGCAGATGGTGCCCTGGCTGTTCGGATCGTTGGGGTTGCCCTCGATGAGGCGCACGCGACCGTCCTGCACCCAGCCGATCACACCGCAATGGGTGGTGCAGCCGAAGCAGATCGTGGGGACCGCGCGCGCCCGGCGGTAGTCGAGCTTGGCTTCGCGCAGACGGGGCAATGCCTCCGGGTTCGGCGGCTCCGAGCTGGGCGCCGTCGCACAGGCAAGCAGGGAACCCCCGGCCGCGGCGGCGGTGAGCCCGGCGGAGAAGGCGAGGAAGTCACGACGCGAGAGGTTGGAATCGCTCATCGCTGTTCGTAGATCGGGTCTTCGTCGCGCGGGTCGAGGGCGGCGCCGCGGTGGAGCGCGTTCTCCATCCAGGCTTCGAGGCCGCGGTACACCACGTTCTGCTTCAGGTCGTCGGCGTCCGGACCTTGCAGCGTCTCGAGGTCGGCGTTCGCGACGGGAGAGCCCGGATCCGCACGGTCGCCGAAGACGATTGCGTCGGTGGGACAGGCGCGGACACAGGCCGGGTCGAGACCGGCGCTGCGGCTCTCGGCGTCGTCCCCGCAGAGCCGCTCGGAGAACACGGGAAGGAAGGCGTAGGTGGTTCCTTCGGGTCGCGGCAGCCAGCGCACGCGCAGCGGGAACTCGCCGAGCGGGACGTCGTGGGCGGTCTTGCACGCCACGCTGCACGCGTGACAGCCGATGCAGCGACGCAGGTCGACGGCGAAGCCGGGGTCGCGGGGTTCGTTCGGAGTGCGTTGGCGAAGGTCTTCGCCGGGGGCGGCGCGTTGGGACAAGGACTTCTTCCTGGCGCCAGGCGCACCAGGGAAGCCCGTGCGTCAGGCGCTCGTCTGCCCGTCGGCGCCGGAACCTCCGGCGCTCGTGCGGCGTCAGCGATGGACGAACATGCGGGCCATGGAGCGCGAAAGGTACACGAATCAGGGCGTTGCGGAAGCGCGCCGCACGGCCCGAGCGGTTCCGCTTTACAACCGCTCCCGGGCTCCTAGGGTCGGTCGATGTTGCCCGCTCCGCCCCAACCGCTTCCCCCCGGATTCGAGGCCCACGCCTTCGACGCTTCGTTCGAGATCCGCGTGCCGCGCGAGCAGGTGTGGGAATGGCTCGAGACTCCGGCGACCTTCACCGACGGCCAGGTGTGGCCCTTTCGCGTCGAGTTCCTGAGTCGCGAGCCGGGGGAGCCGGTGGGCTTTCACGAGGGAGGCCTCAACGCCCATCATGGGCCGGCGATGAGCTTCGTCGGCATCCTGACCGAGATTCGTGAAGGCGCGTACCGAGACCTCCGGTACTTCTACGGCAGCTACGTGCTGAGCCTGCGCTGGATCCGTCCGACCCGGCTCGAGTTCTGGGTGGAGGACGCATCGGAAGGCGCGACCCAGGTCCGCTTGCGGGTCGAGAGCCAGGTACGGCGCGGCGGCGCGGGCGCATGGAGCTGGCTGCAAAAGCGCTTCTGGGGTCGCTTTCCGCGCTGGATGTCGAAGTCGCTCCGGGGCACCGCGTCGGAGCTGCGCACCGCATGACGAGCCGCATCGGCATCGTCGGCGCGGGCATCGCGGGGCTCGCGGCGGCGCAGGCACTCACCGCGCAGGGCGTTTCCGTGCAGGTGTTCGACAAGGCGCGCGGTGCCGGCGGAAGACTCTCGACGCGCCGATCCGAGCACGGCGCCTTCGATCACGGTGCCCAGTACTTCACCTGTCGCGATCCCCGCTTCGAACGTGTGCTCCGGTCCTGGCTCGAGCAGGGCGCAGTGCGGCGTTGGAACGCCTCGCTCGTCAGCGTGAAGGCAGGGGCGCGACAGCCCGAGCCGGCTCCGTCCGAGCGCTTCGTCGGGGTTCCGGGCATGAGCGCCGTCGGGCGCGCGTTGGCCGACGGGCTCGACGTGTCTTTGCGACGGCGCG is a window of Myxococcota bacterium DNA encoding:
- a CDS encoding molybdopterin-dependent oxidoreductase — encoded protein: MSDSNLSRRDFLAFSAGLTAAAAGGSLLACATAPSSEPPNPEALPRLREAKLDYRRARAVPTICFGCTTHCGVIGWVQDGRVRLIEGNPNDPNSQGTICSKANGLISATYYPERLLYPLRRVGPRGSGRWERVSWDDALSEIAERMRPLREAGTPERFVFHYGRDKTQGFSKRFTHAFGTPHRLNRRAICSSNRRAPLMSFYGRDFEWESQDFEHTQFVLNFGSNLMEAHQGGQFGRKRLMDARVDRSARLVTFEVRPSATASVSDEYFPVAPASDGAIALAMAQVIVAEGLANETFWRRWANLPFEELPALLAPYTPEFAERESGVRAGDIRRLAIAFARAAPACCTLSNRGSAKHYNGVQADRAIRMLDVLVGNVGQPGGFCLSSGRPWSGRYGQDGLPRLGHPGPKPPGPPAWKPGMPAYDALPAEVRARVEGFPATWRDRYQGELATPSEYPLSWHWYKMRVGQLVYPYIREGRQKVDVYMSYVLGAAYGYPEAKLARDVLLDESLIPFHVAIDIGYGEHTALADLILPDATGLERWDAHATNSYALRPYTGIRQPLVAPLGEARPAQIIWRDLARRIGGGMEDYFDFEDLEDVYRDWHANLPVSWDTLKREGIWTDPERPLDYELYERPLSEEELAGAEIDEATGRIELVDGAKRKSIGILRDGKAVRGFDTPSRTIEIRDPIFPLAAAATGLPADDINARELPAYARVPGHDTLGDDEFVFTTFKWNVHTQGRSSHWKHAAEIVHTNHALLAPEVAKRLGVATGDWIEITTLRPQGHVYRAGESEPVGTLRNQVRVTPGMHPRVIACSHHGGHWEHGPVAQARSGKAAAATAGMDPAALADADVSGRLWWSKANGGPGNGIALNDALPIQANPLVGGQNWFDTVCRVRRVEGPAARGGAAG